From the Agromyces laixinhei genome, the window AGCCGCAAGCTCCCCCCGGGAACAAGTGGCTCGGCAACTTCGACTTCGACGCGATTCCGAACGTCAACGCCGCGACCATCCACACTCTCGCCACCGGCGACTGGATTCGCCGCGGCGACCCGCTCAGCCTGATCGGCGACTCCGGCACCGGGAAGAATCACCTCCTGATCGGGCTCGGCACCTCGCACGCGGCGGACAGATATACAACCTGGTATCAAGCCGCGGTCAGTCCTCGCCATCCACAACGGTGAGCTCCAACGTCTTACGTCGCAGCACGACCGCGCAGACGACGACAGCGAGGGCAGCGAGCAGGCCGAAGAGCATTGGCGGGCCGCCGACGCGCGCTACAGATCCGGCGTGGATGAAGACGCCTGCGAACAGCACGCCCGAAGAAATGAGAGCAAGAGTGAAGATCGTCGCCCACAATTTCCGTCGCCGAGGGCGGGTGTCTGCGGTCGCGGCAGACAGTACCTGCCAAGCGGCAATGAGGGCTAACTCAAACAATCCGATTGCGATTCCGATGACGATGACGTAGGGGCGCGCTAGGTCTGCATACTCCGGGTATTGGGTCGCAGACTGGGCGGCGGCGCTCGGGACGATCCAGAACTGTAGCAGTAAGGCAATAACGAACAGCGCAACCAGTGCGAAGCGCACTGTGGGAACGTGCTGGTTGGAGAGGACCATCAGAAAATTATCTCGCCTTGATTCTCGAAAACTGTGCCAACGAAGTGAGCGGCCGTGCGGGGCCTGGCTGAAGACCCGCGTCGCCCCATCTGTACCGAACGCCACATTGAATGACAGCAATGCCCAGACCACGAAAACACCCGCCGATCCGACCGTGGTCGTCAGGGCTCCCGCCGACTTGAGGATCAAGCGGCCACGCAGGGTTCCTTGCTGGGTGCTCACGCAACGATGATGTCCGGCACACCGGAATAGGTTGCATTACGGGCTCTCAGCAGACCCCCCTTTCTTCTCTTCGCGTGCGGTGAGGACTCGGAACAGGAGTTCGGCGGCCCCGGCGACTCGTACGACGACAACGCCCTCCCCTCGCGCCCTGCGGAGATGTCACTGCCGTTATAGCCACGTGTACGTGACGCTTGTGCCTCGCTAACCTGGCGAAATCGGACTCGCCGCGATCCCAGGACGCAGGCCATTGCGAGGACAATCAGCCCCAGAAGCTGAAGATAATTCGCGGTGAGCGGTTCCCTCCGAGCCTCGTGCGAGTCCTGTCGCGGCATCCGCTCGGCTGCCTACACTGAGTCATGACCGTCACTCTGAGGGGCCTCTC encodes:
- a CDS encoding ATP-binding protein, translated to MTATAAPRSAASQPQAPPGNKWLGNFDFDAIPNVNAATIHTLATGDWIRRGDPLSLIGDSGTGKNHLLIGLGTSHAADRYTTWYQAAVSPRHPQR
- a CDS encoding DUF2975 domain-containing protein; its protein translation is MSTQQGTLRGRLILKSAGALTTTVGSAGVFVVWALLSFNVAFGTDGATRVFSQAPHGRSLRWHSFRESRRDNFLMVLSNQHVPTVRFALVALFVIALLLQFWIVPSAAAQSATQYPEYADLARPYVIVIGIAIGLFELALIAAWQVLSAATADTRPRRRKLWATIFTLALISSGVLFAGVFIHAGSVARVGGPPMLFGLLAALAVVVCAVVLRRKTLELTVVDGED